One region of Roseovarius faecimaris genomic DNA includes:
- a CDS encoding cytochrome P450, giving the protein MGHPDFNAMTSAVFRADPYPILAELRESEGVVPLNPGVMPSWHVLRYADVQKVLLSPELFSSNRALQGEGELAEANLSFLFNNMISATGDKHRRLRMIGNRVFMPKFIESFRPALAQVVAAQMARALQGHEFDLVEEFSAQITVAMITRVLGLPLADMPQIRRWTAVLGDNSGASTWLAALDPEMVERGRLTGLEMTAYFREYLRERQANPREGDLISAFASVEVEGERLSESEVLSMVMLLLLAGNETTTNLITNFVRLLDAFPEQAARLRADPELTNPAVEETIRLRNSIRNIDRFALEDVELSGVTIPKGGLVVVWLSAANRDPSVFEAPDAFRPDRTANRHLGFGLGMHMCLGAALARMEVQLAARAILEQTALVELTAPPVVAQNANFDNITRQMARFHPR; this is encoded by the coding sequence ATGGGTCATCCCGACTTCAACGCCATGACAAGTGCGGTCTTCCGCGCCGATCCTTATCCGATCCTCGCCGAACTGCGGGAGAGTGAAGGCGTTGTGCCTCTCAACCCCGGTGTCATGCCAAGCTGGCACGTGCTGCGCTATGCGGATGTGCAGAAAGTGCTGTTGAGCCCCGAGCTGTTTTCGTCCAACCGGGCCTTGCAGGGGGAGGGAGAGCTGGCCGAGGCCAACCTGTCTTTCCTGTTCAACAACATGATTTCGGCCACGGGCGACAAGCATCGCCGTTTGCGGATGATCGGGAACCGGGTGTTCATGCCGAAGTTCATAGAGAGCTTCCGGCCTGCTCTGGCCCAAGTGGTCGCGGCGCAGATGGCGCGGGCGTTGCAAGGGCACGAGTTCGATCTGGTCGAAGAATTCTCGGCGCAGATCACCGTTGCCATGATCACGCGCGTTCTGGGTCTGCCGCTGGCGGACATGCCGCAGATCAGGCGCTGGACGGCCGTTCTGGGGGACAATTCCGGCGCCTCCACCTGGCTTGCGGCGCTCGATCCGGAGATGGTGGAACGCGGGCGCTTAACCGGGCTGGAGATGACCGCATACTTCCGCGAATACCTGCGTGAGCGGCAGGCCAACCCGCGCGAGGGGGATCTGATTTCAGCCTTTGCGTCGGTCGAGGTGGAGGGCGAGCGGCTCTCTGAAAGCGAAGTCTTGTCGATGGTCATGCTGCTCCTGCTGGCGGGAAATGAGACGACAACCAACCTGATCACGAATTTCGTGCGCCTGCTGGACGCGTTTCCCGAGCAGGCCGCGCGACTCAGGGCCGATCCGGAGCTGACCAATCCCGCGGTGGAGGAAACCATCCGCCTGCGCAACTCGATCCGCAATATCGACCGCTTCGCGCTGGAGGATGTGGAGCTGAGCGGCGTGACCATTCCAAAGGGAGGGCTGGTGGTGGTGTGGCTGAGTGCCGCCAATCGCGACCCTTCTGTGTTTGAGGCCCCCGATGCATTTCGCCCGGATCGCACGGCCAACCGGCATCTGGGCTTCGGACTGGGGATGCATATGTGCCTTGGGGCCGCCCTGGCGCGGATGGAGGTACAACTGGCTGCGCGCGCGATTCTTGAACAGACCGCGCTGGTCGAGCTGACCGCGCCGCCGGTGGTGGCGCAGAATGCGAATTTCGACAATATCACCCGGCAGATGGCGCGGTTTCATCCGCGCTGA
- a CDS encoding NAD(P)/FAD-dependent oxidoreductase — protein sequence MQINRLPRDDKTNGWSAILPPRAAHPRVQGDISADWLVLGGGYAGLAAARRLAENCPDQQIVLVEAGEAGENASGRNSGFGIDLPHNVGSSLDELEGSHRFMRLARMALDHLEDVVTTHDVQCDWKRAGKYHTAVSPKGTQQVLEPFRRELEALGEPYDWIEGEALRGKLGSSHFTAAVYTPGCVLMNPAALVRGLADTLPENVTIYENSPVTEAIFQNGVHLKTRDGSVRAPKMIMAANGFTEQFGFHQRKFLHLAAHASLSRPLTPAERDAYGVTESWGLTPVNAFAGITMRYTDDHRILIRQGLRYCPSQRVSASEQAAVRLQHKRLFDQRFPMLPEVEMEHTWTGFVCLSRNGAPAFGQIAPNIWSAVCQNAVGVTKGTFGGILAADMACGRDNPLIADMLSLGEPEVLPPRPFLDIGVRARFQWELFFNRHEA from the coding sequence ATGCAGATCAATCGCCTGCCCAGGGATGACAAGACCAACGGCTGGAGCGCGATCCTGCCGCCGCGCGCCGCGCATCCGCGTGTCCAGGGCGACATCAGCGCCGACTGGCTGGTACTGGGCGGCGGGTATGCCGGGCTCGCCGCAGCACGGCGGCTGGCTGAAAATTGCCCGGATCAGCAGATCGTGCTGGTGGAAGCAGGCGAAGCGGGGGAAAACGCCTCGGGCCGCAACTCGGGCTTCGGCATCGACCTGCCGCATAACGTAGGCTCCTCGCTGGACGAACTGGAGGGATCGCACCGCTTCATGCGTCTGGCGCGTATGGCGCTCGATCATCTCGAAGACGTTGTCACCACCCATGATGTCCAATGCGACTGGAAGCGGGCGGGCAAGTATCACACCGCCGTTTCTCCCAAAGGGACACAGCAGGTGCTGGAGCCCTTCCGGCGCGAGTTGGAAGCCCTGGGCGAGCCCTATGACTGGATCGAGGGCGAGGCGCTGCGGGGTAAACTTGGCTCGTCGCATTTCACGGCCGCCGTCTATACACCGGGCTGCGTGTTGATGAACCCGGCGGCGCTGGTGCGGGGGCTGGCGGATACACTACCCGAAAACGTGACAATCTATGAGAATTCGCCCGTCACCGAAGCCATTTTCCAGAACGGCGTGCATCTGAAGACGCGCGACGGATCGGTGCGTGCGCCGAAGATGATCATGGCCGCCAATGGTTTCACCGAACAATTCGGGTTCCACCAGCGCAAGTTCCTGCATCTGGCGGCGCATGCGTCCTTGTCGCGGCCCCTGACCCCGGCCGAGCGCGACGCCTATGGCGTGACCGAAAGCTGGGGCCTGACCCCGGTCAATGCCTTTGCGGGCATCACAATGCGCTACACCGATGACCACCGGATCCTGATCCGGCAGGGGCTGCGCTATTGTCCGTCACAGCGGGTCTCGGCCTCGGAACAGGCCGCGGTTCGCTTGCAGCACAAACGGCTCTTCGATCAGCGGTTTCCGATGCTGCCCGAGGTTGAGATGGAACACACCTGGACCGGCTTCGTCTGCCTGTCGCGCAATGGCGCCCCCGCCTTCGGGCAGATCGCGCCGAATATCTGGTCGGCGGTCTGCCAGAATGCTGTGGGTGTGACCAAGGGAACCTTTGGCGGGATCCTGGCGGCAGACATGGCCTGCGGGCGGGACAATCCGCTCATTGCCGACATGCTCAGCCTGGGCGAGCCTGAGGTGCTGCCACCCCGGCCCTTCCTCGATATTGGCGTACGCGCGCGGTTCCAGTGGGAGCTTTTCTTCAACCGCCACGAAGCCTAG
- a CDS encoding ethanolamine utilization protein EutQ, with product MTKTTPARVVPFDQLDFAPRFDYGHMAKVTEVIGGGDGSLLGTGFGRFENAEIPWTVKYDEVLLVLEGEVTVRTAEGDLTAAPRDCIWLPNGTELTYIAESALVFYAIQPTNWAEE from the coding sequence ATGACCAAGACCACCCCCGCCCGCGTCGTGCCGTTTGATCAGCTCGACTTTGCGCCGCGCTTTGATTACGGCCATATGGCCAAGGTGACCGAGGTTATCGGCGGCGGCGACGGCTCGCTTCTGGGCACCGGGTTCGGCCGGTTCGAGAACGCCGAAATTCCCTGGACGGTGAAATATGACGAGGTGCTTCTGGTGCTGGAGGGCGAGGTGACCGTTCGCACCGCAGAGGGTGATTTGACAGCGGCGCCGCGCGATTGCATCTGGTTGCCCAACGGCACGGAGCTGACCTATATCGCTGAAAGCGCGCTGGTCTTCTATGCCATCCAGCCAACCAACTGGGCGGAGGAATAG
- a CDS encoding TetR/AcrR family transcriptional regulator has translation MTLLATPKPANRLTAADWVEAALQALKSGGIEAVQITTLAKALGVTRGSFYWHFESREALTEALLAEWRARNTGVMVEAIRDVATLDDGILALFSVWVDHTRFDPALDQAIRDWARRDTTLNNTVRAEDDARIASIARFFERQGYTQPEAFIRARVIYLTQLSYYALKVDEHESLSERKTYLDAYFKCFTGRDINPATGAAFLAMIEKDAP, from the coding sequence ATGACCCTGCTTGCCACACCGAAACCCGCCAACCGCCTGACTGCCGCCGATTGGGTTGAAGCAGCCTTGCAGGCGCTCAAGTCGGGGGGGATCGAGGCGGTGCAGATCACCACGCTGGCCAAGGCGCTGGGCGTTACGCGGGGCAGCTTTTACTGGCATTTCGAAAGCCGCGAAGCCCTGACAGAGGCGCTTCTGGCCGAATGGCGCGCGCGCAATACCGGGGTGATGGTCGAGGCGATCCGCGATGTGGCTACGCTTGACGATGGCATCCTTGCGCTCTTTTCGGTCTGGGTCGACCATACCCGTTTCGACCCCGCGCTGGACCAGGCGATTCGTGACTGGGCCCGGCGCGACACCACGTTGAACAACACGGTCAGGGCCGAGGATGACGCCCGTATCGCCTCCATTGCCCGTTTTTTCGAGAGGCAGGGCTACACGCAGCCCGAGGCCTTCATCCGCGCACGCGTTATCTACCTCACGCAGCTCAGCTATTACGCGCTGAAAGTGGATGAGCACGAGAGCCTGAGCGAGCGGAAGACCTATCTCGACGCCTATTTCAAATGCTTCACCGGCCGCGACATCAACCCTGCAACCGGGGCGGCCTTCCTTGCGATGATCGAGAAAGACGCGCCATGA
- a CDS encoding trimethylamine methyltransferase family protein, with amino-acid sequence MTAMTTKPRTGGRRGRAAKRATPAVKTFDRAWRQWVRPYAPVEQFSADQIEAIHEASLTVLKEVGIHVMNDEARALYVSAGMTEAPGEIIRFDPDALMELIAKAPAEITLHGRGSDRQVTLGGKHVGICTTGGTPNFSDLQGGRRPGTLASLDDFCRVSQAFDVIHMIGPFVEAQDIPPSLRHFAMTKSVLTLTDKVPFVFFRGTEAVADAYEMIRIAQGLSHEEFAETPCSYSVANSNSPLMLDLLMCRGIIDAARAGQVMVLTPFTLSGAMAPVTIPGALVQQNAEALAGLSLSQIVRPGAPVVYGSFTSNVDMRSGAPAFGTPEYVKAAFASGQLARRYNLPLRSSGVTASNAPDAQAAYEMQMSLWGALMGGTNLLLHGAGWLEGGLTASAEKFIMDVEMLQMFAELFKPLEVNEDTLGLAAIRDVGHGGHFFGTQHTIERFETAFYSPLLSDWSNFENWTDRGSLDATQRANRIFHDTVAAHEPPPLPADRLEEMEAFVARRIAEGGADIDR; translated from the coding sequence ATGACCGCCATGACCACCAAACCCCGCACCGGCGGCCGCCGTGGCCGCGCCGCCAAACGGGCCACTCCGGCCGTCAAGACGTTTGACCGCGCCTGGCGGCAATGGGTGCGCCCCTATGCGCCGGTCGAACAGTTCAGCGCGGATCAGATCGAGGCCATTCACGAGGCATCGCTGACTGTACTGAAAGAGGTCGGCATCCACGTGATGAATGATGAGGCGCGCGCACTTTATGTCTCTGCGGGCATGACAGAGGCGCCGGGCGAGATTATCCGGTTTGACCCCGACGCCCTGATGGAGCTCATCGCCAAAGCCCCGGCCGAGATTACGCTGCATGGTCGCGGCTCTGACCGGCAGGTGACCTTGGGCGGCAAACATGTGGGAATCTGCACCACGGGGGGCACGCCCAACTTCTCCGATCTGCAAGGCGGGCGGCGCCCCGGTACTCTGGCGTCTCTGGATGATTTTTGCCGCGTCTCCCAGGCCTTTGACGTGATCCATATGATCGGCCCCTTCGTGGAGGCACAGGACATCCCGCCTAGCCTGCGCCATTTCGCCATGACCAAATCGGTGCTGACCCTCACGGATAAGGTGCCGTTCGTTTTCTTTCGCGGCACCGAAGCCGTGGCCGACGCCTATGAGATGATCCGCATCGCGCAGGGGCTGAGCCATGAGGAGTTTGCAGAAACACCTTGTAGCTATTCTGTGGCCAACTCCAACTCGCCTCTGATGCTTGATCTGCTGATGTGCCGCGGGATCATCGACGCGGCGCGGGCCGGGCAGGTGATGGTTCTGACCCCGTTCACCTTGTCCGGCGCCATGGCCCCGGTCACGATTCCGGGGGCATTGGTGCAGCAAAATGCCGAAGCACTGGCCGGCCTGAGTCTGTCGCAAATCGTGCGGCCCGGAGCGCCGGTGGTCTATGGCAGTTTCACCTCCAATGTAGACATGAGATCCGGCGCGCCCGCCTTTGGCACTCCGGAATATGTCAAGGCGGCCTTTGCCTCGGGCCAACTTGCGCGGCGCTACAATCTGCCTCTGCGCTCGTCTGGTGTTACCGCCTCCAACGCACCCGACGCGCAGGCGGCCTATGAGATGCAGATGTCGCTCTGGGGTGCACTGATGGGGGGGACGAACCTGTTGTTGCACGGGGCAGGATGGCTGGAGGGCGGGCTGACGGCCTCGGCGGAGAAGTTCATCATGGATGTGGAGATGCTCCAGATGTTCGCGGAGCTGTTCAAGCCGCTGGAGGTCAATGAGGACACGCTGGGGCTGGCCGCGATCAGGGATGTGGGCCATGGCGGTCATTTCTTTGGTACGCAACACACGATTGAGCGGTTTGAAACAGCGTTCTACTCGCCGCTTCTTTCGGATTGGTCCAATTTCGAAAACTGGACTGATCGGGGATCACTCGATGCCACGCAACGCGCCAACCGGATCTTTCACGATACCGTGGCCGCGCATGAACCTCCGCCCCTGCCCGCAGACCGGCTTGAAGAGATGGAGGCGTTCGTCGCGCGGCGCATTGCGGAGGGCGGCGCGGATATCGATCGATAA
- the ald gene encoding alanine dehydrogenase — protein sequence MKIGCPTEIKPQEFRVGMTPNAAQEAVAHGHEVIVQSGAGNGAGFTDADYVAAGAHILDTAEEIFAIADMIVKVKEPQAVERKMLREGQLLFTYLHLAPDPDQTHDLLASGCTAIAYETVTDDRGGLPLLAPMSEVAGRLAPQVGAYTLQKANGGRGVLMGGVPGVGPAKVLVIGGGVVGTHAAKIAAGMGADVTVLDRSLPRLRYLDDVFGHTFNTGYSSAGLLAEHLTQADMVIGAVLIPGAEAPKLVKREQFASMKPGAVLVDVAIDQGGCFETSKATTHADPIYEVDGIMHYCVANMPGAVARTSTIALGNATMPFMLALADKGWKQACADDAHLLNGLNVHAGKLTYYAVGKALGIDVISPQMVIKG from the coding sequence ATGAAAATCGGATGCCCCACCGAGATCAAACCACAGGAATTTCGCGTCGGGATGACCCCGAACGCCGCACAGGAGGCCGTGGCCCATGGCCATGAGGTGATAGTTCAATCCGGTGCCGGGAATGGCGCTGGCTTCACCGATGCCGACTATGTAGCTGCCGGGGCGCATATCCTCGACACCGCCGAAGAGATTTTCGCCATCGCCGACATGATCGTGAAAGTGAAGGAGCCGCAGGCGGTCGAGCGCAAGATGCTACGCGAAGGCCAGTTGCTCTTCACTTATCTGCACCTCGCGCCCGATCCTGATCAGACCCATGATCTGCTGGCGTCGGGCTGCACGGCGATTGCCTATGAAACCGTGACCGACGACCGTGGCGGTCTGCCGCTTCTGGCCCCGATGTCGGAAGTGGCCGGGCGGCTTGCGCCGCAGGTCGGTGCCTACACGCTGCAAAAGGCCAATGGCGGGCGCGGTGTGCTGATGGGCGGCGTGCCCGGCGTGGGTCCGGCCAAAGTTCTGGTGATCGGCGGCGGTGTTGTCGGCACCCACGCAGCCAAGATTGCCGCAGGGATGGGCGCGGATGTGACCGTGCTTGACCGCTCGCTGCCGCGTCTGCGCTATCTCGACGATGTGTTCGGGCATACCTTCAATACCGGCTATTCCTCTGCCGGTCTGCTGGCCGAACATCTGACCCAGGCTGACATGGTGATCGGCGCGGTGCTGATCCCCGGTGCCGAAGCGCCCAAGCTGGTCAAGCGCGAGCAATTCGCGTCGATGAAACCCGGCGCTGTGCTGGTGGACGTGGCGATTGACCAAGGCGGCTGCTTTGAGACGTCCAAGGCAACGACCCACGCCGATCCGATCTATGAAGTGGACGGGATCATGCATTACTGCGTGGCCAACATGCCCGGCGCCGTGGCGCGCACCTCGACGATCGCGCTCGGCAATGCCACCATGCCCTTCATGCTGGCGCTGGCCGACAAGGGCTGGAAACAGGCCTGCGCCGATGATGCGCACCTGCTCAACGGGCTCAACGTCCATGCGGGCAAGCTGACCTACTACGCGGTCGGCAAGGCGCTCGGGATCGACGTGATCTCGCCGCAAATGGTGATCAAGGGCTGA
- a CDS encoding Lrp/AsnC family transcriptional regulator, which produces MSLDSTDHRLLAVLQKRGRISNADLAEEVNLSASACHRRVHRLEAEGYIRGYVALLDARKLGVPATVFVEITLATQADEVLEAFEKAVSRIPDVLECHLTAGTADYILKIVAENTEDFARIHRQYLTRLPGVSKMQSSFALRTVVNTTALPV; this is translated from the coding sequence ATGTCCCTCGACTCAACCGATCATCGCTTGCTCGCCGTATTGCAGAAACGTGGGCGTATCTCGAATGCGGATCTGGCCGAGGAGGTCAATCTTTCGGCTAGTGCCTGCCACCGCCGGGTGCACCGGCTGGAGGCGGAGGGCTATATCCGAGGTTATGTCGCCCTGCTGGACGCGCGCAAGCTGGGCGTGCCGGCGACAGTCTTTGTGGAGATCACGTTGGCCACGCAAGCCGACGAAGTGCTTGAGGCGTTCGAGAAGGCGGTGTCGCGCATTCCTGACGTGCTTGAATGCCATCTGACGGCGGGCACGGCGGATTACATCCTCAAGATCGTGGCGGAGAACACCGAGGATTTCGCGCGCATTCACCGCCAGTACCTTACCCGGCTGCCCGGCGTGTCGAAGATGCAGTCGAGCTTTGCCCTGCGTACGGTGGTCAACACAACGGCGCTGCCGGTTTGA
- a CDS encoding Hint domain-containing protein has protein sequence MAKTWNALDNEFAVSSGSNVNSTPGRSDFDYPPSSSINLVIISNDGDPDPKTFSLGDTYDISWDGNGGGGSIEDATVVRSDEAPAGGGLIVFEGLDQNGELVQVIWTPDFDLESWYWDSFNGGVPPQFYVSDQNSSYTHTVVCFEASMPISTPRGHVAAGLIRAGQSVCTLDGGHQPVLWTGHMRAKGVGAAAPVRFAPGTIGNSQELIVSQQHRILVRSPLAELLFASHEVLVPAKAMLGEPGVTLQIRHDITYVHLLLARHHILNAAGAPCESLFMGTRADLITAGRMSAGDRHRFGEIDHVAARPMLTYRESRCIVGTRLPEPCSASI, from the coding sequence ATGGCAAAAACTTGGAACGCGCTGGATAACGAGTTTGCCGTGTCCAGCGGGAGCAATGTCAATTCTACACCCGGCCGGTCAGATTTCGACTATCCGCCAAGTAGTTCGATCAATCTGGTCATTATCTCCAATGACGGTGATCCGGACCCCAAAACCTTCTCATTGGGTGATACCTACGACATAAGCTGGGACGGCAACGGTGGCGGTGGCAGTATCGAGGACGCCACGGTTGTCCGCAGCGACGAAGCCCCCGCTGGCGGGGGTCTTATCGTGTTCGAGGGGCTCGATCAGAATGGCGAGCTGGTTCAGGTCATCTGGACCCCTGATTTTGACCTCGAAAGCTGGTATTGGGACAGTTTCAACGGAGGCGTTCCACCTCAGTTCTATGTCAGCGATCAGAACAGCAGCTATACGCATACGGTTGTCTGTTTCGAGGCCAGCATGCCAATCTCCACGCCGCGCGGTCACGTCGCGGCGGGTCTTATCCGAGCCGGGCAATCGGTCTGCACTCTCGATGGCGGGCATCAGCCGGTGCTTTGGACCGGGCATATGCGGGCGAAAGGGGTTGGGGCCGCCGCACCGGTGCGCTTTGCGCCCGGAACCATCGGCAATTCGCAGGAACTGATTGTTTCGCAACAACACCGGATCCTGGTGCGCTCGCCCCTGGCCGAGCTACTCTTTGCCTCGCACGAGGTTCTGGTGCCTGCCAAGGCGATGCTGGGCGAACCTGGAGTGACCCTCCAGATCAGACATGACATCACCTATGTGCATCTGCTTCTCGCGCGGCATCACATCCTGAATGCCGCGGGCGCGCCATGCGAAAGCCTCTTCATGGGCACGCGGGCCGATCTCATAACCGCCGGGCGGATGAGCGCCGGGGACCGACATCGGTTCGGCGAAATCGATCATGTGGCTGCGCGCCCCATGCTGACCTACCGTGAGTCACGTTGTATCGTGGGGACACGATTGCCGGAGCCTTGCAGCGCATCGATATGA
- the pnp gene encoding polyribonucleotide nucleotidyltransferase, whose protein sequence is MFNEVKKSIQWGEETLTLETGKVARQADGSVIATLGETSVMANVTFAKQPKPGQDFFPLTVHYQEKYYAAGKVPGGFFKREARPTEKETLTARLIDRPIRPLFVEGFKNEVLVMCTVLSHDLVNDPDIVAMIAASAALTISGAPFMGPIAGCRVGFEDGDYILNPMVEDMHELRNNPDQRLDLVVAGTKDAVMMVESEAYELTEDEMLGAVTFAHEQIQPVIDLIISLAEESAKEPFDFQPPDYADLYAAVKAAGEEQMRAAFAITDKQERTTAVAAAREAIKEALSEEQLEDANLGSAMKKLEASILRGDVVKTGKRIDGRALDTVRPIVCETGLLPRTHGSALFTRGETQGLVVTTLGTGDDEQMIDALQGTYRSNFLLHYNFPPYSVGEAGRVGPPGRREIGHGKLAWRALQAVLPAATDFPYTVRVVSEITESNGSSSMASVCGGSLSMMDAGVPLKAPVAGVAMGLILEEDGSYAVLTDILGDEDHLGDMDFKVAGTENGITSLQMDIKVAGITPEIMKKALAQAKEGRLHILGEMNKALSEAGDFSIHAPRIETMQVPTDKIREVIGSGGKVIREIVEVSGAKVDINDDGVIKIASPNNESIQKAYDMIHAIVAEPEEGAIYKGTVVKIVDFGAFVNFFGKRDGLVHVSQIENRRLNHPSDVLKEGQEVWVKLLGFDDRGKVRLSMKVVDQETGEEAKKEEKKDKDDD, encoded by the coding sequence ATGTTCAACGAAGTGAAAAAATCGATCCAGTGGGGCGAGGAAACGCTGACACTGGAAACGGGCAAGGTTGCCCGTCAGGCGGATGGCTCGGTCATCGCCACTCTGGGTGAGACAAGCGTGATGGCCAACGTCACCTTTGCCAAGCAACCCAAACCCGGTCAGGACTTCTTCCCCCTGACCGTGCACTACCAGGAAAAATACTATGCGGCCGGTAAAGTGCCCGGCGGCTTCTTCAAGCGTGAGGCCCGGCCCACCGAGAAGGAAACCCTGACCGCGCGCCTGATCGACCGTCCGATCCGTCCGCTGTTTGTCGAAGGGTTCAAGAACGAAGTGCTGGTGATGTGCACCGTGCTCAGCCATGACCTCGTCAATGATCCCGACATCGTGGCCATGATCGCTGCCTCCGCTGCGCTGACCATTTCGGGCGCGCCCTTCATGGGGCCGATCGCGGGCTGCCGCGTGGGCTTCGAGGATGGCGATTACATCCTCAACCCGATGGTCGAGGACATGCACGAGCTGCGCAACAACCCCGACCAGCGCCTCGACCTTGTCGTCGCCGGCACCAAGGACGCCGTGATGATGGTGGAATCGGAAGCCTATGAGCTGACCGAGGACGAAATGCTCGGCGCCGTGACTTTCGCACATGAGCAAATCCAGCCGGTGATCGACCTGATCATTTCGCTGGCCGAGGAAAGCGCGAAAGAGCCGTTCGACTTCCAGCCGCCGGACTATGCGGATCTCTACGCTGCCGTGAAAGCAGCAGGCGAAGAGCAGATGCGCGCAGCCTTTGCGATCACCGACAAGCAAGAGCGCACCACCGCTGTTGCAGCCGCCCGCGAGGCGATCAAAGAAGCGCTGAGTGAAGAGCAACTGGAAGACGCCAATCTTGGCTCGGCCATGAAAAAGCTCGAAGCGTCCATCCTGCGGGGTGACGTGGTCAAAACCGGCAAGCGGATCGATGGACGCGCACTGGACACCGTGCGCCCGATCGTCTGCGAAACCGGCCTGCTGCCCCGCACCCATGGTTCGGCGCTGTTCACGCGTGGTGAAACCCAGGGCCTCGTGGTGACCACGCTGGGCACCGGCGACGACGAACAGATGATCGACGCGCTGCAAGGCACGTACCGGTCGAACTTCCTGCTGCACTACAACTTCCCGCCCTACTCGGTCGGTGAAGCCGGTCGCGTTGGCCCTCCGGGCCGTCGTGAGATCGGCCATGGCAAGCTCGCATGGCGTGCGCTTCAGGCGGTTTTGCCCGCAGCGACGGACTTCCCCTATACCGTCCGCGTCGTGTCTGAGATCACCGAATCGAACGGCTCCTCCTCCATGGCTTCTGTCTGTGGCGGCTCGCTGTCGATGATGGATGCGGGTGTTCCGCTCAAGGCCCCGGTGGCCGGTGTTGCGATGGGTCTGATCCTGGAAGAAGACGGCTCCTACGCGGTGCTGACCGACATCCTGGGCGATGAGGACCACCTCGGAGACATGGACTTCAAGGTCGCAGGCACCGAGAACGGCATCACCTCGCTGCAGATGGACATCAAGGTCGCGGGCATCACGCCCGAGATCATGAAGAAGGCCCTGGCGCAAGCCAAGGAAGGGCGTCTGCATATCCTCGGCGAGATGAACAAGGCGCTGAGCGAAGCAGGCGACTTCTCGATCCACGCGCCGCGCATCGAAACGATGCAGGTGCCCACCGACAAGATCCGCGAAGTGATCGGCTCGGGCGGCAAGGTGATCCGCGAGATCGTCGAAGTGTCGGGCGCCAAGGTCGACATCAACGACGATGGCGTGATCAAGATCGCCAGCCCGAACAACGAGTCGATCCAGAAGGCCTATGACATGATCCACGCGATCGTGGCCGAGCCGGAAGAAGGCGCCATCTACAAAGGCACGGTCGTTAAGATCGTGGACTTCGGCGCCTTCGTGAACTTCTTCGGCAAGCGCGACGGCCTGGTGCATGTCAGCCAGATCGAAAACCGCCGCCTGAACCATCCGTCGGATGTTCTGAAAGAAGGTCAGGAAGTCTGGGTCAAGCTTCTGGGCTTTGACGATCGCGGCAAAGTGCGTTTGAGCATGAAGGTCGTGGACCAGGAAACTGGCGAAGAGGCCAAGAAAGAAGAGAAAAAGGACAAGGACGACGATTGA